The following coding sequences lie in one Arachis stenosperma cultivar V10309 chromosome 5, arast.V10309.gnm1.PFL2, whole genome shotgun sequence genomic window:
- the LOC130983052 gene encoding uncharacterized protein LOC130983052 codes for MRKQEEEIEEYSLVCPSFSTYSSHKLAHIADQITREHYSPPQNDTDLSPNYNHQDHLQNDDTDFEFIAFRKAAEGVFFDRFNGPVFPVFNQDLAGIPPECGGGANGDEDGEGDRNSGAEDIRFSMEELLIGEEAENRRSSRDPPSSSSSSEVDDDLDGIPPGTYCVWTPNPVQASPSRCKKSNSTGSSPSPAKRWKILDFFRRSKSDGKNTLVFLTPSASPSFFLSGFGSSKKEQKEKKEKKKKVKKKGANVKSKEECSGGSGGGGFTGKRSPAAVSAHEALYVRNREMRRVDKRRSYLPYRQDLVGFCATLNGMGRTFPPF; via the coding sequence ATGCGGAAACAAGAAGAAGAGATCGAGGAGTACTCTCTTGTGTGCCCAAGCTTCAGCACTTACTCTTCTCACAAACTCGCACACATCGCTGATCAAATTACACGAGAGCACTACTCTCCTCCTCAAAACGACACCGATCTTTCCCCAAACTACAACCACCAAGACCATCTCCAAAATGACGACACCGATTTCGAGTTCATAGCGTTTCGAAAGGCCGCTGAAGGCGTTTTCTTTGATCGCTTCAACGGTCCTGTTTTCCCAGTCTTCAACCAAGATCTCGCTGGAATTCCGCCGGAATGCGGCGGAGGAGCTAACGGCGATGAAGACGGCGAAGGTGATAGGAATTCTGGCGCGGAGGATATTCGATTTTCGATGGAGGAGTTGTTGATAGGCGAAGAGGCGGAGAATCGTCGGAGCAGCCGCGATCCTCCGTCGTCGTCGTCTTCGTCGGAGGTGGACGACGATCTGGACGGAATTCCACCGGGAACGTACTGCGTGTGGACTCCGAATCCGGTACAGGCATCACCGAGCAGATGCAAGAAGAGCAATTCGACAGGATCGTCTCCGTCGCCGGCGAAGAGGTGGAAGATTCTAGATTTTTTCCGGCGGAGCAAAAGCGACGGAAAGAACACCTTGGTTTTCTTGACGCCGTCGGCATCGCCGTCATTCTTTTTGTCAGGGTTTGGTTCGTCCAAGAAGGAGCaaaaggagaagaaagaaaagaagaagaaagtaaagaaGAAAGGAGCCAATGTGAAATCGAAAGAGGAGTGCAGCGGTGGAAGCGGCGGCGGCGGATTCACCGGAAAAAGGTCGCCGGCGGCAGTGTCGGCACACGAGGCGTTGTATGTGAGGAATAGAGAGATGAGGAGAGTGGATAAGAGGAGGTCATATTTACCGTACAGGCAAGACTTGGTTGGGTTCTGTGCTACTCTCAACGGCATGGGAAGAACCTTCCCTCCATTTTGA
- the LOC130981786 gene encoding carbonic anhydrase, chloroplastic-like isoform X2 — MSTSTINGWCLSSISPAANTSVRRAALRPSVCAALGTPSSSSSSSSFPPLIQDRPVIAQPIITPTLPLTEEMGKEYEEAIEELQRLLREKGELRATAAEKVEQITASLGTSSSGGIAASDAASERIKAGFIHFKKEKYDKNPALYGELAKGQAPKFMVFACSDSRVCPSHVLDFQPGEAFVVRNVANIVPPYDQTKYAGAGSAIEYAVLHLKVSEIVVIGHSACGGIKGLLSFPYDGAYSTDFIEEWVKIGLPAKTKVKAQHGDAPFAEQCFHCEKEAVNVSLGNLLTYPFVRDGLVNKTLALKGGYYDFVKGSFELWGLQFGLSSSFSV; from the exons ATGTCGACCTCCACCATTAACGGTTGGTGTCTCTCTTCCATCTCTCCAGCTGCCAACACCTCCGTAAGGAGAGCCGCATTGCGCCCTTCCGTTTGCGCCGCCCTTGGCACCCCTTCGTCGTcgtcttcctcctcctcttttccTCCTCTCATCCAAGACAGGCCTGTTATTGCTCAACCCATCATCACCCCAACTTTGCccttg ACAGAAGAGATGGGAAAGGAGTACGAGGAGGCTATTGAAGAACTTCAGAGACTCTTGAG GGAGAAGGGTGAGCTGAGGGCTACAGCAGCTGAGAAAGTTGAACAGATAACAGCTTCATTGGGAACATCATCTTCCGGTGGAATCGCTGCATCTGATGCAGCCTCTGAGAGGATCAAAGCTGGCTTCATTCACTTCAAGAAAGAGAAATATGA CAAGAACCCTGCTTTGTATGGTGAACTTGCCAAAGGACAAGCCCCCAag TTCATGGTGTTTGCTTGCTCTGATTCAAGAGTGTGCCCATCTCATGTGTTAGATTTCCAGCCCGGTGAGGCCTTTGTGGTCAGAAATGTTGCTAACATTGTTCCACCATATGACCAG ACAAAATACGCTGGAGCTGGTTCTGCTATTGAGTATGCAGTTCTGCATCTCAAG GTTTCCGAAATTGTGGTCATTGGACACAGTGCTTGTGGTGGTATTAAGGGACTCTTGTCTTTCCCATACGATGGAGCCTATTCCAC TGATTTTATTGAGGAGTGGGTCAAAATTGGCTTACCCGCCAAGACTAAGGTTAAGGCACAACATGGTGATGCACCTTTTGCAGAGCAATGTTTTCACTGTGAGAAG GAAGCAGTGAATGTTTCACTTGGGAACCTTCTAACATATCCATTTGTGAGGGATGGATTGGTGAACAAGACACTGGCACTGAAAGGAGGATACTATGACTTTGTTAAGGGATCTTTTGAGCTCTGGGGCCTTCAGTTTGGCCTTTCGTCTTCTTTCTCCGTATGA
- the LOC130981786 gene encoding carbonic anhydrase, chloroplastic-like isoform X1 gives MSTSTINGWCLSSISPAANTSVRRAALRPSVCAALGTPSSSSSSSSFPPLIQDRPVIAQPIITPTLPLTEEMGKEYEEAIEELQRLLREKGELRATAAEKVEQITASLGTSSSGGIAASDAASERIKAGFIHFKKEKYDKNPALYGELAKGQAPKFMVFACSDSRVCPSHVLDFQPGEAFVVRNVANIVPPYDQTKYAGAGSAIEYAVLHLKVSEIVVIGHSACGGIKGLLSFPYDGAYSTDFIEEWVKIGLPAKTKVKAQHGDAPFAEQCFHCEKEAVNVSLGNLLTYPFVRDGLVNKTLALKGGYYDFVKGSFELWGLQFGLSSSFSVKDVATILHWKLY, from the exons ATGTCGACCTCCACCATTAACGGTTGGTGTCTCTCTTCCATCTCTCCAGCTGCCAACACCTCCGTAAGGAGAGCCGCATTGCGCCCTTCCGTTTGCGCCGCCCTTGGCACCCCTTCGTCGTcgtcttcctcctcctcttttccTCCTCTCATCCAAGACAGGCCTGTTATTGCTCAACCCATCATCACCCCAACTTTGCccttg ACAGAAGAGATGGGAAAGGAGTACGAGGAGGCTATTGAAGAACTTCAGAGACTCTTGAG GGAGAAGGGTGAGCTGAGGGCTACAGCAGCTGAGAAAGTTGAACAGATAACAGCTTCATTGGGAACATCATCTTCCGGTGGAATCGCTGCATCTGATGCAGCCTCTGAGAGGATCAAAGCTGGCTTCATTCACTTCAAGAAAGAGAAATATGA CAAGAACCCTGCTTTGTATGGTGAACTTGCCAAAGGACAAGCCCCCAag TTCATGGTGTTTGCTTGCTCTGATTCAAGAGTGTGCCCATCTCATGTGTTAGATTTCCAGCCCGGTGAGGCCTTTGTGGTCAGAAATGTTGCTAACATTGTTCCACCATATGACCAG ACAAAATACGCTGGAGCTGGTTCTGCTATTGAGTATGCAGTTCTGCATCTCAAG GTTTCCGAAATTGTGGTCATTGGACACAGTGCTTGTGGTGGTATTAAGGGACTCTTGTCTTTCCCATACGATGGAGCCTATTCCAC TGATTTTATTGAGGAGTGGGTCAAAATTGGCTTACCCGCCAAGACTAAGGTTAAGGCACAACATGGTGATGCACCTTTTGCAGAGCAATGTTTTCACTGTGAGAAG GAAGCAGTGAATGTTTCACTTGGGAACCTTCTAACATATCCATTTGTGAGGGATGGATTGGTGAACAAGACACTGGCACTGAAAGGAGGATACTATGACTTTGTTAAGGGATCTTTTGAGCTCTGGGGCCTTCAGTTTGGCCTTTCGTCTTCTTTCTCC GTAAAAGATGTGGCCACGATTCTGCATTGGAAGCTATATTAG
- the LOC130982258 gene encoding uncharacterized protein LOC130982258, giving the protein MEEVKSAVEEHMDLMADLVQKLSSELRAGLRPAYDNFIGFFHAIDWKEPWLIGLAGFHIVLLLVTIITRRKTNFQMCLFLLTLAGVYLAERLNTVLRMNWKSFSSQNYFDPNGLFMSVLWSGPLLVIAMIILINTLFSLCYLIVRWKRAELRHRARIARSKEE; this is encoded by the exons ATGGAGGAGGTGAAATCTGCAGTGGAGGAGCACATGGATCTCATGGCAGATCTCGTCCAGAAGCTCTCTTCCGAGCTTCGTGCCGGCCTCCGCCCCGCTTACGACAACTTCATCGGCTTCTTCCACGCCATTGATTGGAAG GAACCATGGTTGATTGGTTTGGCTGGGTTCCATATAGTGTTGCTTCTTGTGACTATCATCACCAGGAGGAAAACTAACTTCCAGATGTGTTTGTTCCTTCTCACAT TGGCTGGTGTATATCTCGCTGAGAGGCTTAACACTGTTCTGAGGATGAACTGGAAAAGCTTCTCTAGTCAAAATTATTTTGATCCAAATGGACTATTCATGTCTGTTCTTTGGTCGGGGCCCCTTCTTGTCATTGCTATGATAATTCTG ATCAACACACTCTTCTCCTTGTGTTACTTGATTGTTAGATGGAAAAGAGCTGAACTAAGACATCGTGCAAGGATTGCTCGTAGTAAGGAGGAATAG